The stretch of DNA GTGACAGAGGGACCCGAGGGCCGGGGGCCTTGTTTGTGGGCTGCCCTAGCCTCCGTCCGAGGGCGTCTTGCCTGGATGGAGGCGGGGCAGCAGTCTCCCAGGTCCCAGCTGGGGCTGACGTCGTCCTGGTGCAGGCCCAAAATAGCCGGCTCCGCCCTCATCTCCCGGCAGCCCCTGCAGGCTCCCCCCTCCGGGGAACAGGCCGAGCGGGCCTTCTCCCGGTCTCTAGTAGTTTCCGCGCCGCTGACGCATGCCTGCGCGCACAGCTGGGCCGGCGCGTCCTACGCAGCAGCCGCGAGCCGGGCTGCGGTGCCAGACGGTTCCCGGcggggggcaggggcggggcgcCGCAGGAGGCCGGGACTCCGGGAGGAGGAGGTGCGGCTGGGGGCCCGGGTCAGGCTGGGGGCCCTGGGCCAGACTGCTGGAGTTGGGGAGCCCCGATGGGGCTCCCGGGCCTGGGCACCGAGATAGCCCTTGGCCTCGGCCTGCGGGGGCAGATAAGGCTGCCGGAGAGAGCCTAGTCACCGGCTGCAAGCAGAGGGCTCCGCTTCCAACTGGGGGAACTGCTGCAGCCACAGGGAGGGGCTCTTGGTTCTTTCCTCCTGACTCTTTCTCTCCTGCAGCCCCAAGGAGGTCCGCCTGACCACTGACCAGTTGCCATGGCATCCTACTACGAGATTCTAGATGTGCCGCGAAGTGCGTCTGCTGATGACATCAAGAAGGCGTAAGTGCCTCCATGTGCATCAGAGAACCTCTCACCCTCCTTCAGAGCGACACCTGTAGGTGTCTGAGGTCCTTAGAAAGCACTGGGGGGGCTTCCTCCGAGTGACGcctgcagggaggaaggagacCGCTGGTAGAGTACTGGAGAACGTCCAGAGAGTGAAGTAGTTAGTTCTACTGGTAGCTGCACTGTGTTGTGGGTTCTTCTCCAGTGGATCCTCCCCtcattcccctcccctcccctccccctcccctcccccttccctccccctttcctcccccttccccctaGATGTGGGCATTCTCAGGCTGCAGTGCCAAGATGCCCAGGCTCTGTGAGGAGGAGAGACTGGTTTCCCTGTGCTCTTCGAGGCCACATGTGCCCCATCCTTTGCAGCCCCAGTCCGGCGAGCCCCAGGGAGGGGCTAGAGCCAGGTGTTCTCACCATGGCATTGTATCTGCTCATACATGTGGTCCCAGCACTGGGAGAAGAGAGGGTAGAATTTGATTAAAACATCCCAGCAGAGGCAGCCCTAACATCTGGGGTGGACCGGGAGCCAGCAGTGAAAGGACAGTGGTGGGCTAATGGGAAAATGGGTCATTGGGTTCCTTGGTGGGAAGTGCCTGCATTTGTCCCCGACCTTCTCCTCTGCACTCACTTTCTGCAGGTATCGGCGAAAGGCTCTCCAGTGGCACCCAGACAAAAACCCAGATAATAAAGAGTTTGCTGAGAAGAAATTTAAGGAGGTGGCCGAGGCATATGAAGTGCTGTCTGACAGTAAGGGCGGGGTCAGGGCAGACCCAGCACATCGCCCCTACCTCATGCTCCAGCTCACATTTTCTTAAAGCAATGTCTCTGCCACCCTAATTTACTCTGTGCCTTTTTCCAGCCTAACATTTAAGCTCCCTCTCCCACAGGGACAGCTCAGTATCTGCTCCCCAGAGTCTGGTAGGGATGGCATGAGACCTGCAAAGGGAAGGAAGCAGGGCAGGTAACTTGTGAGCTGAGCCTCCTGCGTGTCAGGCATTGGTGGGTATCATCTTCATGAGTCCTCACAGCTGTCCTATGAGGCAGGTTCaatcacccccattttacaggcaaggaaactgaggtgcagagaggtgaagtaacttgctcaaggccacacagagCTGGAATATGAATCCAGGTCTGTctttttattgattcattcaaaAAGTATTCACTGAATGCTGACAGTGTCCGGCACTTGCTAGGTTCTGGGGAAACTGGAGGACAAGCTGGCATTGTCCTCGTCCAGAGGGGCAGAGAAGACCAATGCCcatcaggcacacacacacagttacagCTTGTGAAGAGTATTCTAGAAGGAAGAAGCAGGGTGGGTGGAGTACTAGGGAATAATGTGTACCTGCTTTTGTTCTGGTGGTGGTGGAAGGCCTCTCCGAGGTGGTACCATTTAGGCTAAGCCCTGGTGAATAATAATGTAGTAATCATtaggtaacatttattgaacacttcctatgagtcaggcactgtgctaggcagtTTACTTGGATGGTCTCATTTTATCTTTGCAACAATCCTATGTGGTAGGTGCTGTGATGatacccattttccagatgaaaagAGGCCAgctagccgggtgcggtggctcatgcctgtaatcccaggcatgagattgggaggctgaggcaggtggatcatgagaccagcagaccaagatggtgaaaccctgtctctactaaaaatacaaaaatagccaggtgtggtgactcacacctgtaatcctagctactcagaggctgaggcaggagaatcactgggggaacctgggaggcggaggttgcagtgagccaagatggtgccgctGGAtacctggctgacagagcaagactctgtatttaaaaaaaaaaaagggggggggccaGCTGTGTGAAAGGCTGAGTTGCTGCTAAAACCTATAGCCCATGTCCCCTGGGTCCCCTGCTGTGCCTGCCTTCCCCCGCCAAGTGTCAGTCTTTGGACAATCCTTTGAGGGTCCTATCTTGGGAGGGGAAGCCATCCCGGAGGGAGGGTGAAGTGATCTGGTCTCTTTTTGCAGAGCACAAGCGAGAGATCTATGACCGCTATGGCCGGGAAGGGCTGACAGGGGCAGGTAGGTGGAGTGGTGGGtagggcagggaggagagggcagggcagATTCTTGCAATGGATGCTCTCTCAGGCTCCTGGCCGTGCCTTCGGTGAGGTCCCCTGGCTCAGGGTAAGATGCATGACCTAAGCTTTCTCTTCATCCTGTCTTTCCAGGAACTGGCCCATCTCGGGCAGAAGCTGGCAGTGGTGGACCTGGCTTCACCTTCACCTTCCGCAGCCCCGAGGAGGTCTTCCGGGAGTTCTTTGGGAGTGGAGATCCTTTTGCAGAGCTCTTTGGTGAGTGGACTCTGGAAGCCTCTGAGAGTCAACTTCCCCCTCCAGGCCTGTCCTATCAGCTGGGAGGTCCTGAGGTAGAAGGCTGGGAGGGGACGGGAATGCCACAGACAGAAGATTTTGTGGAGTTGGGTCCAGTGAGAGCTGGGACAGAACCTCACGTGTGCCAGAACCCCCGTGATCCAACAGTGACACTTCACAGACTCACCTTattaaaatgacaacaacaataaTACATTGTTAGGCCTCTATAATAACAGCCAGGAAAGCAAGACAAAGCATCTTGTGACAATATTATTATCATCTATGAAGCAGATACTGGTGTTTTTAAATGACTGATAGGTGCCATATATTTTACATTCCCTAATTTTCTAGTGAACCCTGAGAGGTGGGTAGTTTTATCcccatttgcagatgagaaaaccgaggcacAGCTAAtagcccagagtcacacagcaaaTGGCAGAGCCGGCCTCCTAGCTGTGTCTGCCTGTCATCACATCATGATGATTTGCTGTACTGAAAGAGCCATCtgtcctccatccctccctccccccaccccgcttccttcctttattctttattGTGGACAGACTTAACCAGTGAGTGTTTTTGAAGTCgaaattaaaaaggaatttaaCTGTAAATAAGCCCAACTaaaaaatggaggagaaaaaCCCTACCCAGTTGCTCAGCAACTTCCAGTCTTAAAAGCAGGGTCCACACACTTTTGGGGGGAAATGTCTTCACTAGATGACTGCTGACCTGTTTACTTGTTGCAGATGACCTGGGCCCCTTCTCAGAGCTTCAGAACCGGGGTTCCCGACACTCAGGCCCCTTCTttaccttctcttcctccttccctggtCAGTCTGGTAAGTTCTGCCCCTTCCCACTTTTGCAAGCCCTGATGCCTGGAACCCCTGATGTGAGCTTGCTGCTTTTCCAAGCCTGTCTCTGTATCAGGAGCCCTGACTCCAGCAGCCCTGAGAGGAGGCCTGGAGCCTCGGTGATTCCGACAGGCAGTGTAGTCTTCTAAccacctctcttcctcctcccttgtCCCGATGCCAGATTTCTCCTCCTCATCTTTCTCCTTCAGTCCTGGGGCTGGTGCTTTTCGCTCTGTTTCTACATCTACCACCTTTGTCCAAGGACACCGCATCACCACACGCAGGTGAGAACTCCTTCTGGGCTCATAGAGGGGAGAGAGGTCTGCGGGGGAGCTGTGTTCAAATAGAAAGTTGGCTCCTTGAGGGCAGGCCCAGCCTGTACATTGTATGCGGTGGCCAGAACTTGGACCTGCACCTGCAGGATTCTGTCACTGCTGGTGGCCTGAACTGTGCTGTCTCCCACAGAATCACAGAGAACGGGCAGGAGCGGGTGGAAGTGGAGGAGGATGGGCAGCTGAAGTCAGTCACAATCAATGGTGAGGAATGGCTCCCCCATCCAGCCTCTGGCAGGAAGCCCAGCCCCAACGCAGCAGCCTCCTCCCCAAACTGCTGCTTTCTGAACTCCTTTAGGGCTTGTGAGGGAGTGGCAGCTACAGGTCAGACTGGTAGGATCAGAGATGGCAATGCCAGGAAGGGGGCAGAGGAGTCTCAGGGAGCCACCATCATCACCGTGAGTGGGGTGCCTTACATTTGCAAAGCACTTTACTATTTTTAAAGCACTTCCACATATACGATATCCTCTCTTCTTAAAGCATCTAGTGGTATAAGCGGAGCAGATGGTATCCACCCAGTTTTAATTTGGGGAGCCTGAGAAGCAGCATAAATGACCCTAACTTCCAAGTAGCCCAGGCCCAAGACTCTTTCCTTCCAGGTAAGGGGTAGAGCCGGGAGTTGAACTCAGGATGCAGGATCCCCAGAGCAGcactctccctctgtcaccatgctgtgcaGGATCGTCACCAGCTAACCCTAACCTTTCATACCTGCCAACCAGGCACTGTGCACCAAGTCCTTTACATGGGTTGACGTATTTAATCACTGGAACAATTTGAGTACAAGGCACTATCAttgttcctgttttcttttttgttaagacagggtcttgctttggtgcccagcctggtgtgtagtggcatgattatggctcactgcagccttgacctcctcggttcaagcaatcctcccacttcagccccctctgtagctgggactacagacatgtgctgccatgcccggctaatttttaaatattttttagagatgggatctcactatgttgcccaggctagtctcgaactcctgggttcaagtgatccttctacctcggcctcccaaagtgttgggattacaggcatgagccactgtgcccagccatcattCCTACTTTCTagatgaggaaagggaagggTAGGGATGTTGAGTAACTTGGCCAAGGGGAGGAGCTCCTACCTGGTAGAGCTGAATACTTCCCTGTGCTCAAAATCATGACACTATGTGCCAAAATGCATGTGTGCCAATTCCAAATGAGAGACTGTAAGTGGTCAGGGTCATTACTGCATGAGGCAGCCTGGCAGTAGTACCCCTGGCCTAGGTTGGGGCCTTATGGTGGTGTGACTCTTGCAGGTGTCCCAGATGACCTGGCACTGGGCTTGGAGCTGAGCCGTCGCGAGCAGCAGCCGTCAGTCACCTCCAGGTCTGGGGGCACTCAGGTCCAGCAGACCCCTGCCTCAGGCCCCTTGGACAGTGACCTCTCTGAGGATGAGGACCTGCAGCTGGCCATGGCCTACAGCCTGTCAGAGATGGAGGCAGCTGGGAAGAAACCCGCAGGTGGGCGGGCGGCACAGCACCGACGACAGGGACGGTCCAAGGCCCAGCACCAAGAATCAGGCATAGGGGGAGCCCAGGAGGGTGTGAGGGGTGAAGCCACCAAACGCAGCCCATCCCCAGAGGAGAAGGCCTCTCGCTGCCTCATCCTCTGAACACCAGGCCCAACCTCACTTGGTCCAGGTCTTGACGGGGGATCTGGCTCACTGGGGAGAGCAGAGAGGAGTATCCTGAGTTGTAGGAACTGGTTTTCAACTTCATGCTCCCTCCACAAGTTTCCCtcccaggtccccctgcaccccAGTGTGGACTTGGGATTTGCTGTGCTCAGCCCAGGGCTGATAGGTCCCTGGTGAAGCCCAGGGTGGGGGCCATCAGGGCAGTGGAAGGGCCCAGGGAGCCAGACTGCATTTATTGGATGGGGAGCTCCAAGGGGCATTAGTGGTTTGGGCTGGGCCTTTTGTGCCCAGGTCCTCTGCCACCTGTTTTGCTGATGGTG from Callithrix jacchus isolate 240 chromosome 6, calJac240_pri, whole genome shotgun sequence encodes:
- the DNAJB2 gene encoding dnaJ homolog subfamily B member 2, giving the protein MASYYEILDVPRSASADDIKKAYRRKALQWHPDKNPDNKEFAEKKFKEVAEAYEVLSDKHKREIYDRYGREGLTGAGTGPSRAEAGSGGPGFTFTFRSPEEVFREFFGSGDPFAELFDDLGPFSELQNRGSRHSGPFFTFSSSFPGQSDFSSSSFSFSPGAGAFRSVSTSTTFVQGHRITTRRITENGQERVEVEEDGQLKSVTINGVPDDLALGLELSRREQQPSVTSRSGGTQVQQTPASGPLDSDLSEDEDLQLAMAYSLSEMEAAGKKPADVF